The nucleotide window aacaggaactgtaaatatatagaaaatatcttttaaaaaaccaactataactaaatatacacaaataaaaatttttattttatgaataactaaGTCAATATATATGTAAGTTTAAGTTTGAGCATAAATAAAGGTTTCTtccttactttaaatttattctacacTAACTAAATTTTTTCCTATGTCTAATTacacataaatttgaataattaatattaattatgtttttcacagttgcatattaaaatttactttcacaAAACATGTATGAAATTGGCACAGTAATAAGATTTAAATAGAATGATTAATTTAGCaccaatattttattatctttgtatgtaataaaatattacaaataattatgagATGTGTTAAAAAACAGCAGAACTGTTAACAGtatattaaagtttctttaagcactaaaataattgacaaatatAGTTTATACTACACAACtactaatcattattttatataacggtaataataataatgtatttttcaaaagaaaaacatatatatagattaatttgatgtgttttttttcacTAATCACTTTTTGTTATTCAGTGTTTAGAAATCCATTCTACTTCTACACTATTAAGAGTAAACctctacaaattatataattatgtaaactgctattagatatttttaaatttgtaaccaaaaaataaaataaatgactgtTAAGTCATTTGAgagaaagtaataaattcaaaaaattattttcatactttaaagattatcaataaagtaaaaagttTACATCCAATCTTATGACAGGATGAGATTTAGtcctttttatctgtttaaaaaagaaattatacaaatgcttactatcgtaattttattaaaatttatgtcattACTGCATCTATAGTTATAATAGCATACAATCTTATCACTGTCAAATtgctaaaatttcattaaatttattttctatcttcataaattacaaaaataaagtaacttgTTCAACtatgtttttgtatttcattgCCCATTTAATGttcttgtaaatttatatttataaaaagttataaacttaacattatttgtaatttgtttgttaCACATGTTTCACTCATTTTAAAACccaagttacaaaataaaaaaattactcatttattaataaaatatatatgattatgtatgtatattttttatgtacaccTACAGTACcttaaacagaatttataattatatgagatattttaattttcaatttatcaaatataaaaattagttgttcttaaaataataaactcacagcaaattaatgttatttagagttcttattaatttaataaaacactgtCACTCCAATACACATAACATTCAGAATAACCCTTCTTTATTTTGGATTAAAAGATAACATAGTTAATAATCACAGTCTGTTTATCATATTGTTATAATAGTTATACATTGCACAAGATTTTAAAAACGCCGGTTATAAATATTTGTGGAAAATCAAACACAACACTACATAAAAAACATCACTCACTTTTGTAATGTTCATTATATgcaacaaaatacattattaattaacttattggttcttaactttagaaaaatttacaaagaattgaaaaaagtgttatttataactttctttgAGTTTAGCAATCTTCAATAcaagtttcattttataattttgttacatattttgttGGTTCTGGTGGAGGctcatcttttttccttttattcagtttatcttgGATTTCTTGTAATGACATTCCTTTAGTGTTTGGAACAGCATACCAGACAAAGATGCAGGCGATACCACAAGCTGTTCCAAAAATTCCAAAAGCAAAATGTGTGCCGAGTTGAATGCATATGTTggtgaaaaattttgttacaaaaaatgacAATAGAAAAGTAAATGATGTTATTACAGCAGAAGCTAACGCTTTCATGTTTGGTGGAAACATTTCACCCATGACAGCCCAAGGAAGGGGTCCTAGACCTGGaattaaagaatacaaaattttatattgaattgcCTAGCAATTGTATATTATTAGAGagcttaaaatgtatttatatgacattagacctttctttttttctgacatttttaaTTGAGAAAGGGGATTTAGgcgatatttatatttagtaacttACTGCTCCACAGCTTATGGTTTAGGCCATGTTTAGGTTTAGCTACCCTTCAATCCAAGctgcaataataaattctataatttactaTTACAACACCAGCAACTAATTTCACATATGTAAAGAAAAGCATCATTCTGTATTAACTTGTTTCTGTAGCTGGACTCTCCATCATTCTATTGCCACCTAAGAATCCACAGTGATCATAGGCTGAGGAACTTGCATTCAAAGCTAACTGCCTTAGCCTTGTCACATAACATTTACAGAAGGCAGAAATGATAAATCTGCATCTGTAAATTGTGATAAGTAATTCTCACAAATTcacaaatgaaaaagtaatattagagtaattcaatttttttttttttgttctcaataaataataaactgttgtGCATCTGGAATGTGTTTAGTTTAGGAATTAATGTTAAGTAAAAGGATGATTATAAAAGAATTCCTCagtttcaagtattatttaaacagcaccatatttaaagtattacttacatGACTATATTCTGAAAGGGtaaattctgaagttttttttggtgtttaataCACACTGATATGTGCACCATTTGTTGCCATTCTTATGCTCTTCTCATATATTCCAACATGTTGAGTGCAATGGATGCTACTGCCGCAAAAATCCTCTCCCATAGGTGGTTGATGCCACAGATTTTCtctaaaaaaacaatgttttttacatGCCCCCACAAAAGAAATCTAGTGGGGTCATGTCTGGGCTTCTTGATAACTATGCGATCAGTTCTCCTTTTCCAATTTGCCTGTTTTTGAAACCGAATTTTGATGCACTACAGACACAGTGGCTGTAATGTGGCGGAGAGCCAGCTAGCTGATAGAAACTGCTTCAGCTGTACTTCTTCAATATTGTCAATCTGTGGAAAGACGTAAAGTTGGAGCATATCACAGAATATATTCCCATTAATTGtgctttctacaaaaattaagGGTCCTGTAATAAGGTCATTATCAGTACGCACCACAGATTGAGTTTGGGAGAGTCACGCTGGTGTTCGATAATTTCAAGCGGTGGCTCTGATCTGCAAATCCTgcaattgtgttcatttactaACCCACTAATGTGGAATGTTGTATCATCTGAAAACATGATTTTCAGGTAGTCCTCATTTTCAAATGTTGTTAAGTATTAAAGCTGCAAACTCCAATCTTTTAACTTTGTCATtgggtttgattttatttaaaagttgtatCTTATACGCACGTAGTCTAAACACCACTTTATATACTGTAGGTTTAGGTACTCCTAACTCTATACTGCACCTTGCTACTTTTTCAGGCTATGCATACTAGATTTCCAGATCCATTACACATTCTGTTAAGACACAGATATCCTGCCAGGTGATTTCCCCTTTAGAACATTGCCTGTTTTCTTAAGCTGATTAAACTACTGgtgtattgttttattcataggcACAGCACTGCCATATTCacatcaataattttgttaaactgtgATAACCAATCTTGTTTCGATAAACCAAATCATGCACTGAGCTTTATGTGGTGTTGTCATGACTGAGAGTAAGACTGCCAACCGGATGTGCAGTGAAGGTCATGCAATAGTGCCAACTGTAATGAATATTTGCAatgaaaatctttataatataatgaacacAACCGGATGCTTTTAACAgattccattatttcattacaattttttgtaaccaAGGAGTTCTTTTACAAACACTGTGTACAgacaatacaaaattataaaaatttaaaaacattataaagtaGTTGTATaccataacaataaatattatatttacagttCCATAGACTTATCCACAGATTCAAAAGAGTATTATACAATCTATATTATACCTTGGAGATTCCCTAAAGTAGAGAAGTGTTAGATGTTatagtaatttattcaaattataactgacttatacaaattacaattattactacaatattgttatcattaaaaaaagattgtacttGATGCTTTCTTACcatactcaattttttaaatcaaaagccTCCTCActcatctaatttttttctaaaattaagatAACAGTCCCCCACAAAATCATAGTccaaatcataaaaatgtttaaaaatagaaattattataagaCAAAAATGTTAAAGTCTAGGATGAAATTATAAATCACAGGAGCCATGTCTTATTACAAACGCTAGAACTTAGTTCATTGCTAGGTCTCACTACAGCAATGAACCTGATtgtaaaagataagaataaaactgaaaaaatctcCTTGGGTGTGCCACCTTAATTTATTACCCTTCAATTTCTTGAGCCTACATTTTGAAAACAGAAtaggcaaattttattttaaaaaagaccaAAACTGAGTTGATTGTAAAAATttccataatattaataatgaaggaACTAcatgttctttaaaaaatattctataaacttattaaaaattatagtatggAGAGTTGAAAATGGCAAGCAACAATCAACCTTGaagatttatttatcataatggAAACTCTTTTAAGTAGTTAATGAATATAGCTATTCCATTACAGATCAATTAAGATTCCTAAATCgttttcagtatatattttgtGCATGTGTTTTAAGGCATTTATGCAGTCACTTGTAGTAATATGCCTCCTTTTATAATACGACAAACAAAATTCATAACCGTAGAAAATCAATTGATCTTTAtcaatcaatttattatattggattaatgaataaaacaattattctaataaaaaaatattggtgttaaaacatttttttaaatataaaaactgaaatttccaCTGTACATTTTACCAGAAgactaaattaatttacttttttattcataaaagggGCAAGGAAAGCAATGTCCTTTGTAAATTGTTTCCCTTAAATCAACATaagttaaatatatgaatatttcaatttataacaatttgAAGAGTTTAGTTTttctcataataaattatttttggcaaAATACTTTCATTAGTATTAATAATGTTCAGTGCTAACCCAATCCATTTTTAGAAATTCAGATTTCCTTTGGAATATTTAAAGTTTAGAATCAACATTTCCTCCAGTTTTACAGTTATGAGATCAAGTGGTTTTCCTGATTTACTTGTATTACAAGTTGAAAGCTTATGAGTTTTCTATAATAAGTTCTTTATTAAAGTACAGCCTAAAATTTAACCATATaactgcttttttaattttttttttcataaaaataatataaataattaatgaaaattttgcctTTTTGCAAATTTCCAGTgcaaaaagattaaaatgtaattgtaacaGGCAACAATTAACTGCATATTTTGTTCATGTGgaatttcagtataaaaacattgtttattattattgttattcacaGTATAATATCCTTCCAAAACCTAATCTTGGAGAATGCATATTATCAGGTAttgcattattaataaatgaagtaagaacaatgaataaatgaaatgaaaacaattttaataaaaatagtataactaCTGAGGTTTACTGGAAATACCTactaaaaaaaaacgagaaaaataagaattatttaatgatataccAGTTCATATAAGTAAGCAATGACTTTTCTTGGACACACTTCCTTATAACTTAGTAATTACTGACTACAATAAATTTAGGTGATAATTTGCATGAATTTATTCTGTAgccataattatttttcactgtatcagtttatttaataatttatatgttcttGGTAAAGATTATACTCTATTTTCTTATAACCTAATAGTTTAGCTACATTTAGAAAGTCTTAAGAATAGATTCTGGAAATTGATATCAAGTAAGAATAAATTCCAAAAGCTGAATTCATGTTCAACATAAACAATCTTTCATAGATCACCAAACTCAAACAACATTGGATGCAGTTTAACTTAATGCAATtggtatttattattgaataatggCGATAGAATTGAttctactttatatataaaaacagtttgtGTTAGAAAAGTATTAACATATTGTTTAGTATTCTTAAAATACTTGTTACAcaacaaatgaatttttgtaggaccctacaaaaaatcatttaaagattcatttaaagaaatcatttaaaGAAATTCAGTTAAAGATGTTACtactttaagttaatttaatagttCTTATTATCTCTGGAGTGAGTTATAGTCTGAAATCTACAAAAGTCTAGTCCTTGGCCTTGCAGAGCCTAAATTTGGATTGAAAGCGGCTTAATTGTGCAACATCTAATCACAGTTTCTGGTATCACATGTGCTATTAGGTCTTATTGttgaaaagataatattaaaatgtctTCTAGGTCATTCGACTGAAGTTTGAAAGGGAGCAGTGATTATATTGCTTAGGACAGGCAGGAAAGTTGCAGTTTCAAACTTAGGGTAGGCGTGCTCTATTTTGTTCATCTCAtgtttcatactaatttatttaaggtCAAACCTAGACTCCCatgccaaaaaatatttgttctcaGACTGAATCGAGTCTATGTGATTGCTGCTCTAGATAGAATATACCTTTTGCAGTGGGTTGGCTGGAGCTGCATACTCCTCTATGGTAGAGTTGGCATGCGTGAAATCCAAGGTAAACCCAGCTCAAGTCATCCCCACAAAAAAGCATAGCTCCAGTGAACGCAAGGAGAGTTGAATCTTCTGTCTATTGGGTGATCATCTGATATTTGCTGGACTTTGATTTACTGCCAGAATATCAGTAAGTGAAAAGTACTTTCTTGTTCCTGAAATCTCGGTAACATGTGAGTAGCAGGAGGATAACCTGTGATCTACCAAGATGGCAGATAGTAAAACATATGCCAGGTTTGATACAGTTTAAGAGTCTAAGTGGGTGCACTGAGTAGTAAGCAGAGAAGACTATATACTGTTGCAATAACATGTTAGCAGGTATGAACTGGCAGTCATACCTGCTGTATGATCTGCGTATCAACTGCTGTTCcataatttgacttttattacaCAGATGATATAATTTGAAGCTACGCTCTCTGAGCTTTATTATCTTGAAGTTTATTATGGAAGAGAACTTACTATGATCAGAAGCTATAATGGTATGTTCCAATTGCCTATATTACTAAAGATAATATAAGCAAGTTCCACACTGAAGCTGTAACACAGATGGATCAGTCTGATATGGGCAAGGCTCACTGTAGATCTTTAATTTAGCTTACAGCTATCCGATAatcatataattttgaaataaaaattaaacacaataaataatcttttaacagATTACTCAAAATACTATTGAAGATGATTACTGTAATATCAAGAGTTTATatgacagttttattattaaaaccttttCAATAATCACGAACATTCAAGCTAATAGATCGAGATTGCCTACAGTATATGgcagtacaaaaattacttttactcttCCCCCTTCTAATgacattatcaaaataaaattataataatgatagaaGCTACACAGAACAAAGCCATTTAGAGTTCCTAAttcaaaaaatacagaaaaaaaattatttatgagaagaatcattttaatattgtCCTGCGATTAAAACACAGCTTGTTCTCTTATCTCCTGAGCAcaatatccaaaaaataatttgttgttatttacaAAGTTTGGTATTGCATTTATTTgaaagtttgttaatatttttagtattttgatGATATCTCTCttataacattataaacaaaaaaaaaactttttactctatgttcagtaaataaaaattgttattaccttTGGTatgcaaaaattatataaaaattattttttttattcttatgaaaaaaattccttgtattaatttatacattttctaattgccccaaaaaaaaatattgaaaggaaaaacattaaaataaattatcaaataataatatatgattggGCGAGGGAAACTATATCAGAAAAGGGTTAAAATTTGGATATTTAAAGAACTTATGACTCATCCAttgacaatgatttttttaaaaacattatatgattaatattttattaaaaatgaatgtctCTTTAAagacaataagttttgacaaccTGATAAGACTCACCTTTTTCACATGccacaaatatttattatcatacaCCCATAAACAAACCTTCATAATTCCCACCTTCccatgatgaattaatcataaaaaacacaGGCTTTGATGTTCTTaaataaatctacttaaaaatgacaaaaataatatattattttaataaatttaagtagcATCAGCTGTTGTAGTCATTAGCCACTAATAAATCAACTCCTATCTATTACCTCTTATAAATCCAGctcttaaaataatactattcattataactacttaaaatatgtaaatatatgtgaTTAACATAAGACTGaccttttcattaaattattaaatgccatcactaatttaaaataaatacctataATTCTAAAAAGGAGATGgtaggatttatatttttttcacaaatttagtaaaaattaactatattataaaaaatatgcagttaaaagaggtaaaaaaatcattaataatttcttctaaTCATATGAATGAAttgcaaaagaaaataataatcatatattaaaagttttattttgtatcttgCTGGAAGGTTTAATCTGTGTAATTCTCTAATTATATcgattttgaattactttttttaatttaaaataggccATAAAATGCAACCATGTACTGTGGAACCTGTGTAATTGCAGCAGAAAAACTCGTTCTGCTGCtttcacaatattaataataatatttgtagatcCTAAACAAGTCATTTCTTTACAGGTTATGCAAAACTGAGATTATAGCAACATTATTAGGCTATTTTCTAGTTGAACAttctagaaataatattacaaattgcaTGCACagatgctctatatatatatatatatatatatagcaatacatacatactttctttattctatgtattgatcattttattttgattggttcaaTAGTCACATTTCTATAACATATTCTGCTACTGAAGTTTtagtattcataaatatttagagaaaataaatactGTACCTAAACAGAAGACAAAAATGTAGAGAACTAAACTGAAAATAGGAACCCATCCTAAATAagcaataaaatcattattttgctCCTCCAGATAGAAATAAAGTGCCAACAgagcctgaaaaaaaaaatgaaaaaaatgaaaaatatataaatactttttatattaactgaatatatttttattaatttcattattttaaatgtattgaaaatacaaattatgtaagattttttgtaaattaatactaataaaactgaaatcttgaaatctcatatttttattatttttaagtcggAGTTAATTATGTTATTGGTTTCtagcaggattttatttttaaacatttaaaaatgtttaaacatttttctgcattaatatattagtgaaattttgcaacattataaattttataatctggcTGCCATTCTTCAATTCCcgagtaaataaatttgtaaaaacaataaatttaaaattattttagttttaatagaatttaatgtaagtgatatcttaaaaaaatttatgaccgatatggaattatttcatttttagagtttaaattatttatattatctaatagaaggaaatatagttaaatatttttagaaattactatttatttgacaaaaaataataagcatttgTTAAGTGTTTACTAGttacttaaaaacagaaaaaaattgtaatgaaaattcatcaaaaaacagtggcctataaatttaaataaaatagtttactaaCTAAAATGACAgcaaaatattacactttttttctaaatatccatgtagattttttaaacctttaagaAAGGTAATTCTTAaaagattaattcatttttttttaatttctttattattaaccaagaaaaaatgtagaaaaaaatcatataaattttctttattgttatgttCTCATCAATGcttacttttcattataaaaatgactcattaatttaaatttaatgaagataattATCAATTATCAGATTCATGCATAAAATCAATACTCACATGTTTAAAGtatcttatcattaaaaataatcttgaatGGAATGATACATCACATGTCATATGAATGAGAAAATCAGTCTATGGATGACATTAAGATGaactaatattgtattataaatattgaaaaatgaaccaactgaaagtattttttataaattagttttcattGAACAGTATCATAAaaccctttaaaattattaaaaggtctaaacaaattagtttaaaactaaacaaacttTACTGAGGATGTACTCATAATTATCTCCAAAAGGTCTTTGGAAGAATAGTgccattaatttgaaagtgaattgctgataacttaaaaacttaaataatctgatgatatgtatattttgttataattatgttcTTTCCAGCGGTATacattaaagaaaagttattaagataaaatatttgagCTTTCTTCAACTGATTCAgagtatattatcattattattattatttttgttcaaaatataagCATATTTGCAGATATAATATCTTGCGTTATAGAATCTTGTAAATATAGTatcatattttcagaaatatgaaTGCACTAACAAAATGCTAGAAATGCCTgccatttttgtataaatttacttttgaaaaatttaagtatGTGGGGGCCAGCCCACACTATCTTATAAGTTATCTTTATAGCTTCCATTTACTGTATCTTTTGGTCATTGTAATCactgtttcataaaaattggatgtgtagtttttgaaataattgtCAACACATTTTGTGGCTGACATTTTTTTTGGAAGTTCTTGAATATCtctgttaaattttaactttggCTAAAATGGTTCAGATAAACTTAGGCCTACTAATCTCATCTTACACTTAAGTATTCCACTTGTACagttctttttctcttttttttttcaaataaattataatagagaaaataaaatattattaagatgcagttgaaaatgaaaaacaaaaaagttttaatatttaagtatttatccTGAAATACAGTGAAATAGCTGGAAATTAATCAATGCTGTATCCtaaacttctaatttttattttatgaaagttagtgaagttaaaaaagaaagaagtaaacaaaTCTTTTTGATAGACcactattatttacatttatttataattttttcaatttttttcagttcttgggaaagtttaattttaacaaagatttacaattatttttataaacataagtgTTCTTTTATTACAGAAACAATAGATTAATGGTGCaggtattttatattacttacatTATGTGTAATTGCTATATTATGAAGTGTAGATGTTTTATAAAGATTCAAATCATCCTTTGTGTATTAATGTAGCTTGGGAGAAATTAAAGGTGATAACTGCATTAATCAGAGGAGTAACTTCTGAtgcaatttatagattttaatttcataaaagagaaattttccaAAAGACTGATATGAAAAATCAATAATGCAATCTGACCAAATTGttgatcttaaaaaataattactacagattaattataaataaattctattttcacTATCTACAAaccttttccaaaaaaaactgaAGTCATTTATTAAGACAAATATTCAGCTGATCCATCTATTAAAGAGGTAAAAGAgaataaacaaaaggaaaagaaattaacaatttgaAATGTATAAATACTGCTCCAATAAGCCATCAGgattaaaatatgtagaaatatattgATAGAAGTTTCCCAATATCCTTAAGTAATTATAGGTTATCCTTAAATTAGCTAAAATTTGAATATGTATCTGATTCATAATGTGaacaaaatttcatacaaaaataacattacacaattcttttttttaatatgtatgaatttttttagcattaatttAGTGATTTCTGTGAGTCATCCATTCTGTTAGGCAGTTCATCTATTGTTATTGATTACGTGTAAATTACTGTGTTTGATATATTTTAGTACTAAAAAAATCACACACACGTGCATggacacatacacacatattattattattattgtggcagagtggtagcatcttggtcttcatctggaggtcctgggttcaaatcctggccaggcaaggcatttttcacaTCCTACATCTATAACATCTACATCTAGTGATTATAAGAGGGTGTAAGCCAGTTGTTACAATGTAAAACCTAGATAaatgtcttatatatatatatacttatttttttattttattaatgttatacttACTTGAGCAATGCAGGTTCCAGCTGCTGAGATAAAAAGGGGGATCTTATAACCAAGTTTTCTTGTTAGTGGAGCAGTAAATGAAGCAGAAATAAGTTGGACACCTCCTACAATCATAGCAGAATATTTTGGTTCAAGTGATGaccctgtttttaaaaatattggttggACGTAAAATTGAATTACATTGATCCCACTCAATTGTTGAAGAGACAATAATCCAACAGTAACATACAGAGCTTTAAGATTTCCTCTGTTTGTAATAAGATCACGCAATGAGACCTTTTTCTCTGATGATACCTCCAGCATcaactgcaaaattaaaaaaataaaaattcatccaaTATTATATCTTACTttgatagttaataaaaatataataaataaaataaattttttggtgaaaatttcTGAATGCTTAACTTAAATTTAACTACACTGaatgttgtttaattaaataaaaatgtgttaagtTATAAGGAGTAATTTATTATTAGGAGTAAAATGTATTAGGAAAATGTATTATAGCAGAATGCATTAGTTTTCATATGGTAACACTGATTACGAGGTCACAAttgtaacaaaaacaatatttttatgattatattatgtaCATGTTGTTTGTCAGTGTATCTTAGTATGATTTAATACTTTTGTAGTTTCTTTTACAAGAAATTCAATAATCtctagtttctaaataaaaattattgcaccaaggttttaaataattattagcaaACTGTGAGTATTGTTTACTAAGttaaagttctttaaaatttatgaagactTAGAATGAGTCAGAAATGCATATCATCATTTGCTGTTCTTGCAAGTTTCAGCAAGATTCTTGTTGTTCTTGCAATAATGTAAGTTCCATGACACAGATATCAAGAAagatattaaatgttttacagagataaaaatttagaagtaaaatattaattttatttcataaataattattctcattaattcttttttatagataataattattactgcatttttaaattttttgtcaaattacCATAGGTACTCgtttatcattcattcattcaaatatttttacagaatttttgttgagctaagacttaaTCTGGTAATTTGTTAGCaatcatatttcaaataaatatattcttttgatAGGAAAAAATGTACCGATCACATTcagaaatctgaaaataaaattatggagcAGTTAGTGCATTCATTCATGATACAACAATGAATTTTGCAATTAACTGAAAGTTTAGGAAGTATGTCCAGATCTTTGCAAagcttatgaataaaataaaaagtattagaaCATAAAAAACTGTGGTCTG belongs to Lycorma delicatula isolate Av1 chromosome 1, ASM4794821v1, whole genome shotgun sequence and includes:
- the LOC142334250 gene encoding facilitated trehalose transporter Tret1-like isoform X1 produces the protein MELQTVDHSSKADLGAAEDQRKVRGSRRNLYMAAISANLALSACGCCFAWTSPVLPKLKAPGSFIPMDDILGSWVGSLLMLGSAVGPFIAGIMIDAVGRKWTLLVDTVVLLIAWTVLGTAKSVWALFLGRFLSGISLGVIFMGVPLYIAEISEDKVRGALGAVIEFFLSAGFLLEYCAGPFLSYNNLILASIILPILFILTFMWMPESPHYLLASGRRNDAITSLRWLRGNIPMDAIEKEIAQIQLMLEVSSEKKVSLRDLITNRGNLKALYVTVGLLSLQQLSGINVIQFYVQPIFLKTGSSLEPKYSAMIVGGVQLISASFTAPLTRKLGYKIPLFISAAGTCIAQALLALYFYLEEQNNDFIAYLGWVPIFSLVLYIFVFCLGLGPLPWAVMGEMFPPNMKALASAVITSFTFLLSFFVTKFFTNICIQLGTHFAFGIFGTACGIACIFVWYAVPNTKGMSLQEIQDKLNKRKKDEPPPEPTKYVTKL
- the LOC142334250 gene encoding facilitated trehalose transporter Tret1-like isoform X2 — protein: MDDILGSWVGSLLMLGSAVGPFIAGIMIDAVGRKWTLLVDTVVLLIAWTVLGTAKSVWALFLGRFLSGISLGVIFMGVPLYIAEISEDKVRGALGAVIEFFLSAGFLLEYCAGPFLSYNNLILASIILPILFILTFMWMPESPHYLLASGRRNDAITSLRWLRGNIPMDAIEKEIAQIQLMLEVSSEKKVSLRDLITNRGNLKALYVTVGLLSLQQLSGINVIQFYVQPIFLKTGSSLEPKYSAMIVGGVQLISASFTAPLTRKLGYKIPLFISAAGTCIAQALLALYFYLEEQNNDFIAYLGWVPIFSLVLYIFVFCLGLGPLPWAVMGEMFPPNMKALASAVITSFTFLLSFFVTKFFTNICIQLGTHFAFGIFGTACGIACIFVWYAVPNTKGMSLQEIQDKLNKRKKDEPPPEPTKYVTKL